One window of Triticum dicoccoides isolate Atlit2015 ecotype Zavitan chromosome 5A, WEW_v2.0, whole genome shotgun sequence genomic DNA carries:
- the LOC119300901 gene encoding transcription factor MYB60-like, translating to MGRPPCCDKVGVKKGPWTPEEDIILVSYIQENGPGNWRAVPINTGLMRCSKSCRLRWTNYLRPGIRRGNFTTHEEGIIVHLQSLLGNRWAAIASYLPQRTDNDIKNYWNTHLKKKLKKQQAMGAIFAPPPPPSSSAETAANLPAAVHLDNHHHRYHHDAIAASSSTVDHGCYSNPEVTQHTTITMRRSPFADVAADCSSSSYASSMDNISRLLGGFMKSSPPTATDVKPNIAVVTDPFMSFDRISGTGAELAFVPGVQQLQQQPVLMGGISYDDEATRQQQQQLHHQLPLCSIEKWLLDEAAEQVADLMELSDGGCSSLPLLY from the exons ATGGGGAGGCCGCCGTGCTGCGACAAGGTGGGCGTGAAGAAGGGGCCGTGGACGCCGGAGGAGGACATCATCCTGGTGTCCTACATCCAGGAGAACGGCCCGGGGAACTGGCGGGCGGTGCCCATCAACACCGGCCTCATGCGCTGCAGCAAGAGCTGCCGCCTCCGCTGGACCAACTACCTCCGCCCCGGCATCCGCCGCGGCAACTTCACCACGCACGAGGAAGGCATCATCGTCCACCTCCAGTCCCTCCTTGGCAACAG ATGGGCCGCGATCGCGTCTTACCTGCCACAGAGAACGGACAACGACATCAAGAACTACTGGAACACGCACCTCAAGAAGAAGCTCAAGAAGCAGCAGGCCATGGGCGCCAtcttcgcgccgccgccgccgccctccagcTCCGCCGAGACAGCCGCCAACCTCCCCGCTGCCGTCCATCTCGACAACCACCACCACCGATACCACCATGACGCGATCGCCGCCTCCAGCTCCACGGTCGACCACGGCTGCTACAGCAACCCGGAGGTCACCCAGCATACGACGATCACCATGCGCCGCTCGCCATTCGCCGACGTCGCCGCCGACTGCTCCTCGTCGTCCTACGCCTCCAGCATGGACAACATATCCAGGCTCCTCGGCGGTTTCATGAAGAGCTCCCCGCCCACCGCCACCGACGTCAAACCCAACATAGCCGTGGTCACCGACCCTTTCATGTCCTTCGACCGCATATCCGGCACCGGCGCCGAGCTGGCTTTCGTCCCCGGcgttcagcagctgcagcagcagccGGTGTTAATGGGGGGCATCAGCTATGATGACGAGGCCAccagacagcagcagcagcagctccatcATCAGCTGCCACTGTGTTCGATCGAGAAGTGGCTTCTCGACGAGGCGGCAGAGCAGGTCGCTGACCTCATGGAGCTCTCCGACGGTGGCTGCTCCTCCCTGCCATTGCTGTACTAG